Sequence from the Salvelinus alpinus chromosome 27, SLU_Salpinus.1, whole genome shotgun sequence genome:
GATCGGCGTGTGCATCATCGTGCTGGTCGGGGACATCTGCTTCCTCATCGTGCTGCGCTACGTGGCCGTGTGGGTGGGCGCCGAGGTGCGCACGGCCCGCCGCGGCTACGCCATGATCCTCTGGTTCCTCTACATCTTTGTGCTGGAGATCAAGCTCTACTTCGTCTTCCAGAACTGCAAGGCGGATAGGAAGTCTCTGGAGACTGTGGCCCGGAAAGCCTTGACTCTGTTACTGTCCGTGTGCGTCCCAGGGCTTTACTTGGTTCTCGTGGCTCTGGACAACATGGAGTACGTGAGGACCTTCAGGAAGAAGGAGGACATGCGGGGGAGGCTCTTCTGGGTGGCTCTAGATCTTCTGGATCTTCTGGACATCCAGGCCAACCTGTGGGAGCCTCAGCGGACAGGCCTGCCCATCTGGGCCGAGGGACTGATGTTTTTCTACTGCTACATCCTTCTCCTCATCCTGCCCTGCGTCTCGCTCAGTGAGATCTCCATGCAAGGGGAGCACGTGTCGCCCCAGAAGATGATGCTCTATCCCATCCTCAGCCTAGTCACCATCAACGTGGTCACCATCCTGATCCGTGGGGTCAACATGGTCCTGTTCCAGGACAGTAGAGTCTCGACCATCTTCGTGGGCAAGAACGTGGTGGCGATCGCTACGAAGGCGTCCACGTTCCTGGAGTACCGGCGTCAAGTGAAGGAGTTCCCTCAACCGCAGAACACCATGGCGTTGGAGCTGCAGCAGAACTCGGTGTGCCATGGACATGCGCCCCACACATCGCACTCGCAGACCCTGCCCAACTCCACCAACCTGCCCCACGAACCCTCGCCAGCTCGCGACATAGACACATGACCGCCAGACACATGAGTCACTCCACCGTTGTGATCAGTGACTAACCAAAACCCTAAGTTCTGGTTGGACTTGTTCGATCTATCCAGCCGTGGAAAGATTGGTGTTAAGAGAGAAATGGGTTTCAAGACAGGATTGTATTGTTCTTCCTGTCATACAACTGTGAACAACTGTGGATATAACAACTAGAGGAATATTTATAGCCTAGACTGTCTGTTGGAGAAGGAGATTCACCTTCTTGATTCTGACAAGAAGGAACTGACATGGTTTTTATTGAATTGTGTATCGAATTGTGTTTTTAAATTAACCGTTTTAAAACTTTATTAATAATATCGGACAATCTCCAAATTCTGCAGCTCAGTGATGTACGTATGTTGTGTAACAGTAAATTGGAAAACGTGTTCCTCCCTGAATATATGGGATTTTTTCAAATGCCCCTTTTCAACCGTCCATTACGTGGCTTTTATTCTTTGTTGTCCTTAGAAACGGAGGTACACCACTCGCTCTGAAGAAGCACTTCAGTTgaagtggagaaagagaggatggagagaaagcGAAGGAGAAAGGGTCAATAAGAAGGTTTGTTTGAGCTGTGGTGGGGGAAGGGTGGCAATAGAGTGAAATTTAGCCTCTGCTTGGTTCTGCTGAGAAAGGAGCCTGCTGCCTCTGTCAGTGTGATGTTTTATGACCAAATGTCTGATAAAAGCACCAGAGCTCAGCACTATACACTCCACTCAAGGCAGccaactctctgtgtgtgtgtgggcggatGGGGGGGATTCGTGTGAAACTGTATTTCGATGTACTGTAAGCGTGTGGCTTAAAAAAAGTGGGTGTGAAAGAAACAGCAAAGGGGAGAAGAGATGTGTTCATGTCAGAAAAACAGAAGGGAAAAAGATCATGTTGATTTCCCTTACTGTACAGCCTTGAAGTCAAAGAATGCAGAGAAGTGCAGACATGGCCTCGTTGACAAACGTTAAAATATAAATGTACAATCCAAATTGAAAACTGCAAACTATTTCTACTTAACTGATGAAGTGAGTGTTAAAGTATTATTCATATGATTAACATTATTATTATGTACATTCTTTACAAAAACGTTATGTTGGAGGCAAGTAATGTTTTAATAAAAGTATCCAAAGAATGTGAGAGATTTGTCTTTCTCTGAACCCACAATCTCTGACTTGGAGGCTACATAACCGAGGACGTGTTGTAGTACCCAGCATTATACAGAAGAGGAATGTAACCTTTAAAAAGCCAGGTTAAAAAGGATACAAAATTTACTTTTGTCTACAAGAAAATTAATTCATTCTCTTTTCAATTTTTCTAAAGAAAAccgatgtaaaaaaaataataataattgacaaTTCCACTGACTGCACTTTTTCCAAATAGCACTTTCATATTTTTCTAACCCCCCTCATGTTGTATTCTCTATTTTCTCCTATTGTCTGAACTCTTCCATGGCCCCTGTCAAATCTCACTTCAAACGCTATGTGAACTCTGATGTTGCCATGGAAACATTGTTACATGGGCCAACCCTAGCATTACAGAGAGAGTTCAGCCACGTAAACAATGTACTATTATGTAACCGGAATGATCCATGCACAGGTCAACTACAGGTAACAGCACTCCAAGACACAATGGAGAATCCTCAGGGCCCTTTGACCCCATCAACAATAACTGACTGGAACTCAGTGACAGAACCCTTTAACCTACAGAAAGAAAAGAAAGGTGGCACCTGACGACAGCAAATGGAAGAATGACAATTCTCTTTTTCCATTCTTTGAAAATGAGCAGAGCCCTTTCAAATTTACACTATTGCTTTAAGATTAAAGAGGATACATGCCATAAATACTGTTGTGAAGATCATTCAGCTTACTAGAAGGTAGAAATATGGGTTTGTTACATCTAAGCCTTGCTCTCAGTGTGTCTCCAGCTCAGGGCAGTTGTTCCAATAACACCATGTTAACACCACCACAGATTTCCACTATTGTTTGAATAAATCTTgtcagaggggagagaaagtAAATGGCAAACTTGGAAATAGGAATAAATTACCTGTAGCCGCCTCAGCAGGAGCTCACCTTAGCGAGAACTCTTGCAGGGCGAGACTCATTCACAAATCAACCAGAGCCTGTGCATCAGGAAATTAATTGTGTTCCCTCCATACGTAATAAGGTTTGTGAAAGCACTTTCTATCTCTACCTACCTGTGATTTATTTTGCATCCATAACTTTGTGAAATATTCAATTTCGATAACATTAATTCAGGACGGCATGCATGGAGGCGATAAGGGGACTCAGGCGAGCTACTGTAGTGCGGGTGTTGTGGGTGTTGACCAACCTTGCCGACTCGACTGTTTCTCCAATCTCCATGCGGCTGGTCTATCCTCTGCTCTACTACGCCCCAAACCCTTGAATCACTTAGCCAGCCACGCTAGCTGCCCTGAGCCCAATACCACTTCCCACTGTGTGAGAAGGAGCCCCATCTATATGGAAATACAGGTACTGGAGCTCTGCCTCTGGTGGGTACATGTCATTCACACTTTTGCCACTAGAGACCTCATCAACAaattgagagaaagggagggttATTCCAAATGACGCCTTGTTCTTTTTATAGTGCACATATTTTGACCAGGGCAATAACACACGCACAAGGGAAATAAAAAACACTGTCACCAAAAAGTTTTCAAAATACATCAAGACTTTACCACCTCACCCAACACACCTTTTCCTGTAGGCCTAGTCAGCTGCCATTTCTCATTTTCAATGCCTTTCTCTGTAGCCTAAACCAATCAAAACAATGCTTGAATCCCCGTGAGCGACACAACACATAACTTTAACACTAAAGAAATGTATACTGAAGCAAACATTTCACCCACCTTTCAAATATCCGCATACCTTTCTGTCATATCCATCCAAATGAAATAATTCCATGCGCCCGCTTGGCTTTTGTCTTCATAAAAACTCACTCAAAATGCAAAGCACACTACTAAAATTCTGCACAGACATTCCATCGAACCTTGCAGAAACCTCTGGAGTTCATGACTCAAGATTAGTTCCTTTCTCTAGGTCGCGTCAAATTAGCTCAATCGCCAATTTCTCAGCCTCTGGGTTTCACAGAAACACAACActtttaaatgaatgatgtgACAAATGTTCCTAACAAGTGGCTATGGGTGAAATGTACTAAAAAATATTTTCAAAACATGGAAAA
This genomic interval carries:
- the LOC139556500 gene encoding transmembrane protein 121; this encodes MVLPPPDKRHVCLTTIVIMTSMAFMDAYLVEQNQGPRKIGVCIIVLVGDICFLIVLRYVAVWVGAEVRTARRGYAMILWFLYIFVLEIKLYFVFQNCKADRKSLETVARKALTLLLSVCVPGLYLVLVALDNMEYVRTFRKKEDMRGRLFWVALDLLDLLDIQANLWEPQRTGLPIWAEGLMFFYCYILLLILPCVSLSEISMQGEHVSPQKMMLYPILSLVTINVVTILIRGVNMVLFQDSRVSTIFVGKNVVAIATKASTFLEYRRQVKEFPQPQNTMALELQQNSVCHGHAPHTSHSQTLPNSTNLPHEPSPARDIDT